A stretch of Microbacterium sp. 4R-513 DNA encodes these proteins:
- a CDS encoding ABC transporter ATP-binding protein, whose translation MKLELRGITKRFGSLVANDHIDLVVEPGEIHCLLGENGAGKSTLMNVLYGLYQADDGVILLDDHVQAFRGPGDAMRAGIGMVHQHFMLVPVFTVAENVMLGHESTRAAGLLDLEAARERVREISARFGFDVDPDAIVEDLPVGVQQRVEIIKALSRDAKVLVFDEPTAVLTPQETDELMGIMRQLREAGASIVFITHKLREVREVADRITVIRLGKVVGEASPTASNAELASMMVGRSVQLTVQKDAPNLGEPELVVEGLSVIDTIGQLVVNDVSFEVRGGEVLAVAGVQGNGQTELTEALVGLQPQVRGSVRLNGEELVGRTVRHILDQGVGFVPEDRNEDGLVGAFTIAENLMLDRANGAPFVKGGNVQKRALEEFAKEKFTEFDVRAPGIDTPVGSLSGGNQQKVVLARELSRDLSLLVAAQPTRGVDVGSIEFIHKRIVETRDAGIPVVVVSTELDEVTALADRIMVMYRGKIVGIVPGNTPRDVLGLMMAGVAPESEGAAA comes from the coding sequence ATGAAGCTCGAGCTCCGCGGAATCACGAAGAGATTCGGCAGTCTCGTCGCGAACGACCACATCGACCTCGTGGTCGAGCCGGGGGAGATCCACTGTCTCCTCGGCGAGAACGGCGCAGGCAAGTCCACGCTCATGAACGTGCTGTACGGGTTGTACCAGGCTGACGACGGCGTCATCCTGCTCGACGACCACGTCCAGGCCTTCCGAGGTCCCGGCGACGCGATGCGCGCCGGCATCGGGATGGTGCACCAGCACTTCATGCTCGTCCCCGTCTTCACGGTCGCCGAGAACGTCATGCTGGGGCACGAGTCGACGCGCGCCGCGGGTCTCCTCGACCTCGAGGCGGCGCGGGAACGCGTGCGCGAGATCTCGGCGCGGTTCGGGTTCGACGTCGACCCGGACGCGATCGTCGAAGACCTGCCGGTGGGCGTGCAGCAGCGCGTCGAGATCATCAAGGCGCTCTCGCGCGACGCGAAGGTGCTCGTGTTCGACGAGCCGACCGCCGTGCTGACGCCGCAGGAGACCGACGAGCTCATGGGCATCATGCGCCAGCTCAGAGAGGCCGGGGCATCCATCGTCTTCATCACGCACAAGCTGCGCGAGGTGCGCGAGGTCGCCGACCGCATCACCGTGATCCGGCTCGGCAAGGTCGTCGGCGAGGCGTCGCCGACGGCGTCCAACGCCGAGCTCGCGTCGATGATGGTCGGCCGGTCCGTGCAGCTGACGGTCCAGAAGGACGCGCCGAACCTCGGCGAGCCCGAGCTCGTCGTCGAGGGCCTCAGCGTCATCGACACGATCGGTCAGCTCGTCGTGAACGACGTGAGCTTCGAGGTGCGCGGGGGAGAGGTGCTCGCCGTCGCCGGCGTGCAGGGCAACGGACAGACCGAGCTGACCGAGGCGCTCGTGGGCCTCCAGCCCCAGGTGCGCGGTTCGGTGCGGCTCAACGGCGAGGAGCTCGTCGGCCGGACCGTGCGACACATCCTCGATCAGGGCGTCGGCTTCGTACCCGAGGACCGCAACGAGGACGGCCTCGTGGGTGCCTTCACGATCGCCGAGAACCTCATGCTCGACCGCGCGAACGGCGCACCCTTCGTCAAGGGCGGGAACGTCCAGAAGCGCGCGCTCGAGGAGTTCGCGAAGGAGAAGTTCACCGAGTTCGACGTCCGCGCCCCTGGGATCGACACCCCCGTCGGGTCGCTCTCCGGCGGCAACCAGCAGAAGGTCGTCCTCGCGCGGGAGCTGAGCCGCGACCTGTCGCTCCTCGTCGCCGCCCAGCCCACGCGCGGTGTGGATGTCGGCTCGATCGAGTTCATCCACAAGCGCATCGTGGAGACGCGGGATGCCGGCATCCCCGTCGTCGTCGTCTCCACCGAGCTCGACGAGGTCACGGCCCTCGCCGACCGCATCATGGTGATGTACCGCGGCAAGATCGTCGGGATCGTGCCCGGCAACACCCCGCGCGACGTCCTCGGCCTCATGATGGCCGGCGTCGCGCCCGAGTCGGAAGGGGCCGCCGCGTGA